A genomic segment from Rahnella aceris encodes:
- the upp gene encoding uracil phosphoribosyltransferase yields the protein MKIVEVKHPLVKHKLGLMRENDISTKRFRELASEVGSLLTYEATADLETEKVTIEGWNGPVEIDQIKGKKITVVPILRAGLGMMEGVLEHVPSARISVVGVYRDEETLKPVPYFQKLVSNIEERLALVVDPMLATGGSMIATIDLLKKAGCQSIKVLVLVAAPEGIAALEAAHPDVELYTASVDQGLNDKGYIIPGLGDAGDKIFGTK from the coding sequence ATGAAGATCGTCGAGGTGAAACACCCGCTGGTGAAACACAAGCTGGGCCTGATGCGTGAAAACGACATCAGCACGAAACGTTTTCGCGAACTGGCTTCTGAGGTGGGAAGTCTGCTGACGTATGAAGCGACTGCTGATTTAGAAACTGAAAAAGTGACGATCGAAGGCTGGAATGGCCCGGTTGAAATCGATCAGATTAAAGGCAAGAAAATTACCGTAGTGCCTATCCTGCGTGCCGGTCTGGGCATGATGGAAGGCGTACTGGAACACGTTCCGAGTGCGCGTATCAGTGTGGTCGGCGTGTACCGTGATGAAGAAACCCTCAAGCCTGTGCCGTATTTTCAGAAACTGGTTTCTAACATTGAAGAACGTCTGGCACTGGTGGTTGATCCGATGCTGGCGACGGGGGGGTCTATGATTGCCACCATCGACCTGCTGAAAAAAGCCGGCTGCCAGAGCATTAAAGTGCTGGTGCTGGTTGCCGCGCCTGAAGGGATCGCCGCTCTCGAAGCCGCACACCCGGACGTTGAGTTGTACACCGCCTCGGTGGATCAGGGACTCAACGATAAAGGCTACATCATCCCGGGGCTCGGCGATGCGGGCGACAAGATATTTGGTACGAAATAA
- the purM gene encoding phosphoribosylformylglycinamidine cyclo-ligase, whose translation MTDKTSLSYKDAGVDIDAGNALVDRIKGVVKQTRRPEVMGGLGGFGALCALPQKYREPVLVSGTDGVGTKLRLAMDLKRHDTIGIDLVAMCVNDLIVQGAEPLFFLDYYATGKLDVDTAASVITGIAEGCKQSGCALVGGETAEMPGMYHGEDYDVAGFCVGVVEKSEIIDGSKVADGDVLIGLAASGPHSNGYSLVRKILEVSKTDPETTDLAGKPLADHLLAPTKIYVKSILNLIENVDVHGIVHLTGGGFWENIPRVLPDNTQVIIDESSWQWPDVFTWLQTAGNVSRHEMYRTFNCGVGMLVALPAELADQAIALLNDNGEKAWKIGYIKASDSAERVVIE comes from the coding sequence GTGACCGACAAAACCTCTCTCAGCTATAAAGACGCAGGCGTAGATATCGATGCCGGTAACGCATTGGTAGACCGCATTAAAGGTGTAGTAAAACAGACTCGCCGCCCTGAAGTGATGGGTGGACTGGGCGGTTTTGGTGCCCTCTGCGCGCTGCCGCAAAAATATCGTGAACCCGTACTGGTTTCGGGTACCGACGGCGTTGGCACCAAGCTGCGTCTGGCGATGGATTTGAAACGCCATGATACTATCGGTATCGATCTGGTCGCGATGTGCGTCAACGATTTAATCGTTCAGGGCGCTGAACCGCTGTTCTTCCTCGACTATTACGCCACCGGCAAACTGGACGTCGATACTGCCGCCAGCGTGATCACCGGTATCGCAGAAGGCTGTAAACAGTCTGGCTGTGCGTTAGTCGGTGGTGAAACCGCTGAAATGCCGGGCATGTATCACGGCGAAGATTACGACGTGGCAGGCTTCTGCGTGGGTGTGGTGGAAAAATCAGAAATCATCGACGGCAGCAAAGTGGCTGACGGGGATGTGCTGATCGGCCTGGCCGCCAGTGGCCCGCATTCCAACGGTTATTCTCTGGTGCGCAAAATTCTGGAAGTCAGTAAGACTGACCCGGAAACCACCGATCTGGCAGGCAAACCGCTGGCCGATCACCTGCTCGCACCAACCAAAATTTACGTGAAATCGATTCTGAACCTGATCGAAAACGTGGATGTTCACGGCATCGTCCATCTGACCGGTGGCGGCTTCTGGGAAAATATCCCACGTGTATTGCCGGACAACACGCAGGTGATTATCGACGAATCAAGCTGGCAGTGGCCGGATGTCTTCACCTGGCTGCAAACCGCCGGTAATGTCAGCCGTCACGAAATGTACCGCACCTTTAACTGTGGTGTGGGCATGCTGGTGGCACTTCCGGCAGAACTGGCCGATCAGGCGATTGCATTACTGAACGATAATGGCGAAAAAGCGTGGAAAATTGGCTACATTAAAGCCTCTGACTCCGCTGAACGCGTGGTTATTGAATAA
- the purN gene encoding phosphoribosylglycinamide formyltransferase has protein sequence MKRIVVLVSGEGSNLQALIDACQQGRINATLSAVFSNKAAAYGLERARLAGIPAHALDVKAYRDRAEFDVALADAIDTFQPDLVVLAGYMRILTAEFVQRFAGRMINIHPSLLPKYPGLHTHRQAIENQDAEHGTSVHFVTEELDGGPVILQAKVPVFADDTEEELIARIQTQEHSIYPLVVSWFVDGRLSLQKGQALLDNNPLSERGYAED, from the coding sequence ATGAAAAGGATTGTGGTTCTGGTATCGGGCGAGGGGAGCAATTTACAGGCCCTGATTGATGCCTGCCAGCAGGGACGAATTAACGCAACACTCAGTGCGGTCTTCAGCAATAAAGCAGCTGCATACGGGCTTGAAAGAGCCCGTTTAGCCGGTATTCCCGCGCATGCACTGGATGTTAAGGCTTACCGGGACCGGGCGGAATTTGACGTTGCACTGGCGGATGCCATTGACACTTTCCAGCCTGATCTGGTGGTACTTGCCGGTTATATGCGTATTCTGACCGCTGAATTCGTCCAGCGCTTTGCCGGACGCATGATCAACATCCACCCTTCCCTGCTGCCAAAATATCCGGGTCTGCACACCCACCGTCAGGCCATTGAAAATCAGGATGCGGAACACGGTACGTCCGTGCATTTTGTGACTGAAGAACTCGATGGCGGTCCGGTGATTTTACAGGCCAAAGTCCCGGTGTTTGCTGACGATACAGAAGAAGAGCTGATTGCCCGCATACAAACGCAGGAACACAGCATTTATCCGCTGGTCGTCAGCTGGTTCGTTGACGGACGTTTGTCGCTGCAAAAGGGTCAGGCGCTGCTGGATAACAATCCGCTTTCTGAACGCGGATATGCAGAAGATTAA
- the speG gene encoding spermidine N1-acetyltransferase, producing MFSHNSVRLRPLEKDDLSFVHRLDNNASIMRYWFEEPYEAFVELTDLYHKHIHDQSERRFIIEYESGPVGLVELVEINHIHRRAEFQIIIDPQHQGKGFAGDAVRLAMDYAFSVLNLYKLYLIVDKENKKAIHIYSKLGFELEGELKQEFFVNGEYRSAIRMCIFQPQFLAKYKTKPVQVKPESLIGASAV from the coding sequence ATGTTTAGCCATAACAGCGTCAGATTACGTCCACTGGAAAAGGACGACCTGTCGTTTGTTCATCGTCTTGATAATAACGCCAGCATCATGCGTTACTGGTTTGAAGAACCTTACGAGGCTTTCGTCGAACTGACCGACTTGTATCACAAGCATATTCACGACCAAAGCGAACGCCGCTTTATTATTGAATACGAAAGCGGACCGGTCGGCCTGGTCGAGCTGGTGGAAATTAATCATATTCACCGCCGCGCGGAATTTCAGATCATCATCGATCCGCAGCATCAGGGCAAAGGCTTTGCCGGTGACGCTGTCCGTCTGGCGATGGATTATGCCTTCTCCGTTCTTAACCTCTACAAACTGTATTTAATCGTGGATAAAGAAAATAAAAAGGCGATCCACATTTACAGCAAATTAGGCTTCGAGCTTGAAGGTGAACTGAAACAGGAATTCTTTGTGAACGGCGAATATCGCAGCGCCATCCGCATGTGTATTTTCCAGCCGCAGTTTCTGGCGAAATACAAAACCAAGCCTGTTCAGGTCAAACCGGAATCCCTGATTGGCGCCAGCGCGGTTTAA